A window from Theropithecus gelada isolate Dixy chromosome 1, Tgel_1.0, whole genome shotgun sequence encodes these proteins:
- the CDC20 gene encoding cell division cycle protein 20 homolog, whose protein sequence is MAQFAFESDLHSLLQLDAPIPNAPPARWQRKAKEASGPAPSPMRAANRSHSAGRTPGRTPGKSSSKVQTTPSKPGGDRYIPHRSAAQMEVASFLLSKENQPENSQTPTKKEHQKAWALNLNGFDVEEAKILRLSGKPQNAPEGYQNRLKVLYSQKATPGSSRKTCRYIPSLPDRILDAPEIRNDYYLNLVDWSSGNVLAVALDNSVYLWSASSGDILQLLQMEQPGEYVSSVAWIKEGNYLAVGTSSAEVQLWDVQQQKRLRNMTSHSARVGSLSWNSYILSSGSRSGHIHHHDVRVAEHHVATLSGHSQEVCGLRWAPDGRHLASGGNDNLVNVWPSAPGEGGWVPLQTFTQHQGAVKAVAWCPWQSSVLATGGGTSDRHIRIWNVCSGACLSAVDAHSQVCSILWSPHYKELISGHGFAQNQLVIWKYPTMAKVAELKGHTSRVLSLTMSPDGATVASAAADETLRLWRCFELDPARRREREKASAAKSSLIHQGIR, encoded by the exons ATGGCACAATTCGCGTTCGAGAGTGACCTGCACTCGCTGCTTCAGCTGGATGCACCCATCCCCAATGCACCCCCTGCGCGCTGGCAGCGCAAAGCCAAGGAAGCCTCAGGCCCGGCCCCCTCACCCATGCGGGCCGCCAACCGATCCCACAGCGCCGGCAGAACTCCGGGCCGAACTCCTG GCAAATCCAGTTCCAAGGTTCAGACCACTCCTAGCAAACCTGGCGGTGACCGCTATATCCCCCATCGCAGTGCTGCCCAGATGGAGGTGGCCAGCTTCCTCCTGAGCAAGGAGAACCAGCCTGAAAACAGCCAGACGCCCACCAAGAAG GAACATCAGAAAGCCTGGGCTTTGAACCTGAACGGTTTTGATGTAGAGGAAGCCAAGATCCTTAGGCTCAGTGGAAAACCACAAAATGCACCAGAGG GTTACCAGAACAGACTGAAAGTACTCTACAGCCAAAAGGCCACTCCTGGCTCCAGCCGGAAGACCTGCCGTTACATTCCTTCCCTGCCAGACCGCATCCTGGATGCTCCTGAAATTCGAAATGACTACT ACCTGAACCTTGTGGATTGGAGCTCTGGGAATGTACTGGCCGTGGCACTGGACAACAGTGTGTACCTGTGGAGCGCAAGCTCTGGTGACATCCTGCAGCTTTTGCAAATGGAGCAGCCTGGGGAATATGTATCCTCTGTGGCCTGGATCAAAGAGGGCAACTACTTGGCTGTGGGCACCAGCAGTGCTGAGGTGCAG CTATGGGATGTGCAGCAGCAGAAACGGCTTCGAAATATGACCAGTCACTCTGCCCGAGTGGGCTCCCTAAGCTGGAACAGCTATATCCTCTCCAG tGGTTCACGTTCTGGCCACATCCACCACCATGATGTTCGGGTAGCAGAACACCATGTGGCTACACTGAGTGGCCACAGCCAGGAAGTGTGTGGGCTGCGCTGGGCCCCAGATGGACGACATTTGGCCAGTGGTGGCAATGATAACTTGGTCAATGTGTGGCCTAGCGCTCCTGGAGAGGGTGGCTGGGTTCCTTTGCAGACATTCACCCAGCATCAAGGGGCTGTCAAG GCCGTAGCATGGTGTCCCTGGCAGTCCAGTGTCCTGGCAACAGGAGGGGGCACCAGTGATCGACACATTCGCATCTGGAACGTGTGCTCTGGGGCCTGTCTGAGTGCTGTGGATGCCCATTCCCAG GTGTGCTCCATCCTCTGGTCTCCCCACTACAAGGAGCTCATCTCAGGCCATGGCTTTGCACAGAACCAGCTGGTTATTTGGAAGTACCCAACCATGGCCAAGGTGGCTGAACTCAAAG GTCACACATCCCGGGTCCTGAGTCTGACCATGAGCCCAGATGGGGCCACAGTGGCATCCGCAGCAGCAGATGAAACCCTGAGGCTATGGCGCTGCTTTGAGTTGGACCCTGCGCGGCGGCGGGAGCGGGAGAAGGCCAGCGCAGCCAAAAGCAGCCTCATCCACCAAGGCATCCGCTGA
- the ELOVL1 gene encoding elongation of very long chain fatty acids protein 1 isoform X1, with product MEAVMNLYQEMMKHADPRIQGYPLMGSPLLMTSILLTYVYFVLSLGPRIMANRKPFQLRGFMIVYNFSLVALSLYIVYEFLMSGWLSTYTWRCDPVDYSNSPEALRMVRVAWLFLFSKFIELMDTVIFILRKKDGQVTFLHVFHHSVLPWSWWWGVKIAPGGMGSFHAMINSSVHVIMYLYYGLSAIGPVAQPYLWWKKHMTAIQLIQFVLVSLHISQYYFMSSCNYQHPVIIHLIWMYGTIFFMLFSNFWYHSYTKGKRLPRALQQNGAPGIAKVKAN from the exons ATGGAGGCTGTTATGAACTTGTACCAAGAGATGATGAAGCACGCAG ATCCCCGGATCCAGGGCTACCCTCTGATGGGGTCCCCCTTGCTAATGACCTCCATCCTCCTGACCTACGTGTACTTCGTTCTGTCACTTGGGCCTCGCATCATGGCTAATCGAAAGCCCTTCCAGCTCCGTGGCTTCATGATTGTCTACAACTTCTCACTAGTGGCACTCTCCCTCTACATTGTTTATGAG TTCCTGATGTCAGGCTGGCTGAGCACCTATACCTGGCGCTGTGACCCTGTGGACTATTCCAACAGCCCTGAGGCACTTAGG ATGGTTCGGGTGGCCTggctcttcctcttctccaagTTCATTGAGCTGATGGACACA GTGATCTTTATTCTCCGAAAGAAAGATGGGCAGGTGACCTTCCTACATGTCTTCCATCACTCTGTGCTTCCCTGGAGCTGGTGGTGGGGGGTAAAGATTGCCCCGG GAGGAATGGGCTCTTTCCATGCCATGATAAACTCTTCTGTGCATGTCATAATGTACCTGTACTACGGATTGTCTGCCATTGGCCCTGTGGCTCAACCCTACCTTTGGTGGAAAAAGCACATGACAGCCATTCAGCTG ATCCAATTTGTCCTGGTCTCACTGCACATCTCCCAGTACTACTTTATGTCCAGCTGTAACTACCAGCACCCAGTCATTATTCACCTCATCTGGATGTATGGCACCATTTTCTTCATGCTGTTCTCCAACTTCTGGTATCACTCTTATACCAAGGGCAAGCGGCTGCCCCGTGCACTTCAGCAAAATGGAGCTCCAGGTATTGCCAAGGTCAAGGCCAACTGA
- the ELOVL1 gene encoding elongation of very long chain fatty acids protein 1 isoform X4: MSGWLSTYTWRCDPVDYSNSPEALRMVRVAWLFLFSKFIELMDTVIFILRKKDGQVTFLHVFHHSVLPWSWWWGVKIAPGGMGSFHAMINSSVHVIMYLYYGLSAIGPVAQPYLWWKKHMTAIQLIQFVLVSLHISQYYFMSSCNYQHPVIIHLIWMYGTIFFMLFSNFWYHSYTKGKRLPRALQQNGAPGIAKVKAN; this comes from the exons ATGTCAGGCTGGCTGAGCACCTATACCTGGCGCTGTGACCCTGTGGACTATTCCAACAGCCCTGAGGCACTTAGG ATGGTTCGGGTGGCCTggctcttcctcttctccaagTTCATTGAGCTGATGGACACA GTGATCTTTATTCTCCGAAAGAAAGATGGGCAGGTGACCTTCCTACATGTCTTCCATCACTCTGTGCTTCCCTGGAGCTGGTGGTGGGGGGTAAAGATTGCCCCGG GAGGAATGGGCTCTTTCCATGCCATGATAAACTCTTCTGTGCATGTCATAATGTACCTGTACTACGGATTGTCTGCCATTGGCCCTGTGGCTCAACCCTACCTTTGGTGGAAAAAGCACATGACAGCCATTCAGCTG ATCCAATTTGTCCTGGTCTCACTGCACATCTCCCAGTACTACTTTATGTCCAGCTGTAACTACCAGCACCCAGTCATTATTCACCTCATCTGGATGTATGGCACCATTTTCTTCATGCTGTTCTCCAACTTCTGGTATCACTCTTATACCAAGGGCAAGCGGCTGCCCCGTGCACTTCAGCAAAATGGAGCTCCAGGTATTGCCAAGGTCAAGGCCAACTGA
- the ELOVL1 gene encoding elongation of very long chain fatty acids protein 1 isoform X2, protein MEAVMNLYQEMMKHADPRIQGYPLMGSPLLMTSILLTYVYFVLSLGPRIMANRKPFQLRGFMIVYNFSLVALSLYIVYEMVRVAWLFLFSKFIELMDTVIFILRKKDGQVTFLHVFHHSVLPWSWWWGVKIAPGGMGSFHAMINSSVHVIMYLYYGLSAIGPVAQPYLWWKKHMTAIQLIQFVLVSLHISQYYFMSSCNYQHPVIIHLIWMYGTIFFMLFSNFWYHSYTKGKRLPRALQQNGAPGIAKVKAN, encoded by the exons ATGGAGGCTGTTATGAACTTGTACCAAGAGATGATGAAGCACGCAG ATCCCCGGATCCAGGGCTACCCTCTGATGGGGTCCCCCTTGCTAATGACCTCCATCCTCCTGACCTACGTGTACTTCGTTCTGTCACTTGGGCCTCGCATCATGGCTAATCGAAAGCCCTTCCAGCTCCGTGGCTTCATGATTGTCTACAACTTCTCACTAGTGGCACTCTCCCTCTACATTGTTTATGAG ATGGTTCGGGTGGCCTggctcttcctcttctccaagTTCATTGAGCTGATGGACACA GTGATCTTTATTCTCCGAAAGAAAGATGGGCAGGTGACCTTCCTACATGTCTTCCATCACTCTGTGCTTCCCTGGAGCTGGTGGTGGGGGGTAAAGATTGCCCCGG GAGGAATGGGCTCTTTCCATGCCATGATAAACTCTTCTGTGCATGTCATAATGTACCTGTACTACGGATTGTCTGCCATTGGCCCTGTGGCTCAACCCTACCTTTGGTGGAAAAAGCACATGACAGCCATTCAGCTG ATCCAATTTGTCCTGGTCTCACTGCACATCTCCCAGTACTACTTTATGTCCAGCTGTAACTACCAGCACCCAGTCATTATTCACCTCATCTGGATGTATGGCACCATTTTCTTCATGCTGTTCTCCAACTTCTGGTATCACTCTTATACCAAGGGCAAGCGGCTGCCCCGTGCACTTCAGCAAAATGGAGCTCCAGGTATTGCCAAGGTCAAGGCCAACTGA
- the ELOVL1 gene encoding elongation of very long chain fatty acids protein 1 isoform X3 produces MEAVMNLYQEMMKHADPRIQGYPLMGSPLLMTSILLTYVYFVLSLGPRIMANRKPFQLRGFMIVYNFSLVALSLYIVYEFLMSGWLSTYTWRCDPVDYSNSPEALRMVRVAWLFLFSKFIELMDTVIFILRKKDGQVTFLHVFHHSVLPWSWWWGVKIAPGENGLFPCHDKLFCACHNVPVLRIVCHWPCGSTLPLVEKAHDSHSADPICPGLTAHLPVLLYVQL; encoded by the exons ATGGAGGCTGTTATGAACTTGTACCAAGAGATGATGAAGCACGCAG ATCCCCGGATCCAGGGCTACCCTCTGATGGGGTCCCCCTTGCTAATGACCTCCATCCTCCTGACCTACGTGTACTTCGTTCTGTCACTTGGGCCTCGCATCATGGCTAATCGAAAGCCCTTCCAGCTCCGTGGCTTCATGATTGTCTACAACTTCTCACTAGTGGCACTCTCCCTCTACATTGTTTATGAG TTCCTGATGTCAGGCTGGCTGAGCACCTATACCTGGCGCTGTGACCCTGTGGACTATTCCAACAGCCCTGAGGCACTTAGG ATGGTTCGGGTGGCCTggctcttcctcttctccaagTTCATTGAGCTGATGGACACA GTGATCTTTATTCTCCGAAAGAAAGATGGGCAGGTGACCTTCCTACATGTCTTCCATCACTCTGTGCTTCCCTGGAGCTGGTGGTGGGGGGTAAAGATTGCCCCGGGTGA GAATGGGCTCTTTCCATGCCATGATAAACTCTTCTGTGCATGTCATAATGTACCTGTACTACGGATTGTCTGCCATTGGCCCTGTGGCTCAACCCTACCTTTGGTGGAAAAAGCACATGACAGCCATTCAGCTG ATCCAATTTGTCCTGGTCTCACTGCACATCTCCCAGTACTACTTTATGTCCAGCTGTAA